The genomic window CCAACTCTTCCATAATTTCATTCCAGGGCTGAATATCATCAAACCCCGTCTGCAACAAGCTTGCCTGAATTACAGCCGTCGTTACTGCTTCCAGATTGTAAAGGGCTAACTCTGGCAACGAGTATTTAGAAGCTAGAACTTCCCCCTGTTCGGTAATTTTGATCCGACCGTTAATCGTGTGACCTGGTTGCGCCAATATCGCCTCGTATGCTGGCCCACCGCCACGACCTACCGAGCCGCCGCGTCCGTGGAAGATGCGTAAAGCGACACCGTATTCCTCAGAGATTTTCTGGAGAATTTTCTGAGCCTTGTGAATTTCCCAATTACTGCTCAAGAACCCGGAATCTTTGTTGCTGTCGGAATAACCCAACATCACTTCTTGCAGAGACGTTACCATCCCATTCTCTAAACCGTTGTAGCCTCCGGCAAGGCAAGCGCGATACAAAGGCAGCTCAAACAGGCTTGCCATGACTGTGGGCGAACGCTTCAGGTCTTCCACCGTTTCAAACAGCGGCACTACCATGATGCTGCTGGTGCCTGTGGCGGGGTCATATAGACCTGCTTCCTTTGCCAGCAACAGCACTTCGAGAATGTCGCTAGCTTCGCGACTCATGCTGATGATGTAAGTTCGGCAAATTTGCGGGCCAAACTCCTGCTGTAGCTGCCGCAGCATTCGGAAAGTTTCAATCGTTTCGCAAACTTTCTCAGAAAACGGCAGTTCTGCTGGGATTAGGGGTCGCCTAGTTTGGAGTTCAGTTGCTAACCAGAGCGATCGCTCTGCTTCCGTCATCTGATTGTAGGACTTGGGCAGAATTTGCAGGTACTCGGCAATCTCGTTCATTGCGTCCGAGTGGCGAGTGCTTTCCTGGCGCATATCCAGTTCTGCCAACTTAAACCCATAAATTTCCACCTGGCAAATCAAATTTTCCAGGTCGCGGCACGATAAACCTGTTTCATTCAGGTTGCGCTCTATCAGCCGCAGTTCTTCCAAAAACTCTATTCCTGAGCGGTACATGGTGGGGTCTTGGTTTCCAATAACTTGCCCATGCAGGTTTGATCCATCAGAAATTTGCCGATTGCGATCGCGGGTATTTTCCAACCGTCGTTGGATGTATGCCAGCTTCAGCCGATAAGGTTCTTGCCGATAGCGAACTGCCAGTTGCTCGTACACTTCTGGCATTTGCGACCGATCTTGCTCCAAGGAATCGAGCAAATCTGGCAAAACATCGCTCCAGTGCAACGACAGGCTCAATAGATTCGTCAGCTGTCGCAACGACTGGACATATTTCTCTAACACCAAATCGCGCTGATAGCAAGCTGTTTGCCAAGTTACTAGGGGCGTTACAGAAGGGTTGCCATCCCGGTCTGACCCTACCCAAGAACCGAACTTGCAGAAGTTATTACTCGGAGGAGTTAATCCTTTAAAAGAATCTTTCAAAGCGTGTTTCAGGCGCTGATACAGTTGGGGAATTGCATCAAACAAAACTTCCTGGAAGTAATGCAGGGTGTAATCCACCTCATCCAGCACTGTCGGCTTAAATTGGTGCAGTTCGTCGGTGCGCCACCAGAGGCGAATTTCTTCCGTAAGCTGTTCGACGCAGGCTTCCGCCTCCCAGGAAGAACTCAAGCCCAAAGCTCGAAATTCTTCTTCTGCCTGATCTAGCTGTTGCAAAATTTTCGCAAGGCGCTGCTGTTTGCCTCGAATCGTGTGGCGGACGATTTCGGTGGGGTGAGCAGTGAATACTAACCGAATATCCAGATTGTCAATCAGTCGCTGGATTTGCTGCGGTGGCATATTCAACTGGCGCAAGTGGGGAAACAACCAGTGGAATGTCCCTTTGCTTTGTTTCGCCTCTGCCTCCTGAAACCAGTTTTTTTCCAGCATATCTGCGCCGAGTCCGCTGTTTTGCGCTTCCTTCTCCATTGCCGCACTGGACAAAATTGCTGAGTCCCCATCTCCTTGCGGACTAAGCGTTTTACGCGGCGCTGGCGCTAGTTCTCCAGGGGGGTAGCTATAAGTAGCACGGCGGGAGAGTTGTTGATCGCGCTGTTCGTAGTGCTGTTCAACGATGTTAATCAGCTGGAAGTATAGGGCAAAGGCGCGTGAAGCTCTGATGGCTTCGTTTAAGTCCAGCTTTTCAATCACCCGCGAAACTGACAACTCTGGAGATTCTGTGGCTTGCCCTTCTGGCGAACACATCGAACGTAGTTGATTTAGCAAATCGACCAGTTCTTGACCGCATTCTTGTTGGAGAACAGACTCCCACAAGTCCTCAACAACTTTGAGGCGATGGCGCAAAAATAGGTTAGACGTGGAAGCGATCGTCAATTGCTGGTCGGACAAATGGACTAGGGAACTCATAGAGTCTATTCTCGCTCAAGAAGAATAATCAACTAATTTTAGGGGTAATTGTCTCAGCTAGTGGTTTCACTGAACACTATCTAGAGAATAGGAAATAAGGTATAGGGGATTGGGGACTGGGGATTGGGGATTGGGGATTAGGGGCTAGGGAGGAGGAAAGGAGAAAAAGTGGTTTCCTCCTTCCAGTGGTCTACTCTAGAATTTCGACTTGTGAGTGCTTTTCTGAATCAGGGAAGTGGAGAACTGGCAAGCGATCGCCTCGGAATACTTCCTCGCTGCCTTGACCTATAGCTGATAGCAAATCGCTGGCAGCTTTGATGCCCACAATCCCCAGTAGCATTGGCACTGTGGCTAAACTTAACCAGATTCCCGGTGATGGTGCCGATGAATCTGCATCTCTTGTGCTTGACTGTACCTTTTTAGTGGGAGTTTGCATAGGGAGGGTTAAAGATGAGTTCCAGATGATTTTAGGGAAAATAAGACTAACAAGGTGAGATTTTCAACACCTTGGGGGCGCTGATATCTTTAGTTTATTCCCCAGAAAATCAGAGCGATCGCCTTCGCAATATTAGTATGGAGCAAGTGCGTTTACCATTTCTGTTTTCTGAGAAATAGCGCCTCATGCGCTGCCAATGCTTTCAGTGTGTAGCTTAAGGAGTGTCTGCCTTGTGCTTTGACTATTGGCGCTAGAAGCAATTGTACAGACCCTTTAGAATTTTGGGGCTGTTAATACTTGCTGAAGTAGAAAGTATGAAGTATTAAATATGAAGTGTGAAGTGTGAATTATACCTTAAAATTTTGGGTTAAATCTAGTTTTGCCGATTTGGTGATATACAACTGTAGTGCTACCGTAAGCTTCTCCAAACGACAAGGGCTAGGGCCATTGTTCATGCTTCATTATTTCTACCGTCTTCATTTGCAAGTCCAGGGTACAAGTTTGTGATGTTGGATACCGATCAGATCGCCCATACAGGGAGTCAATCCTCCCTCGCCCAGTGGGTTCACCGCGCTATCGGTCTTCCGGAAGTGCGCCTCCGATTTCGCCTGCGGGGAAATAACCTGCATATTCTTTGTGAAGGTTCTGAATGCCCGCCTTCGGGGACAGTTGTCAGTCGGTTTGTGCAAGCACTCAAGGTTAAAGATCAGGCATCTGGGTTTCCCGCACAAGCAGATCCCATCGACCAGGTAATTTTCTACGGTCGTGCTTTAGGTTGCCATCGTCCAGACTGGGTAAAGCAAATTCCTCTACAAGAGCTTAACCCGCATCAGTCAACTGCTGCCAGTAAGGTCGAGACGAGCGACGAGCCACAAGCGACGACTGAAGATGAGCTGACAGTTTCTAATCGCAGTCTAGCCCGGTCTGGTCAACCAGAAGCGATCGCGCGATATTTGGGCGAAACTCTCACTCCTCTGGGAGTTGGTGTCAAAGTAGCAATTAAGAATCTTCCGGCGCGGGAGAAGGGAACAGAGGTAGACAAGGTGGGTTCCTTGTCCCCAATCCCCAATCCCCAATCCCCAATCCCCAATCCCCAATCCCCAATCCGCCGTCTTTGGATTCTTTGTGAGTCCGACTACAGCCCTGATGAGTCCTTGCTGGCGCAACCTGTGGCTCAACAGTTGCGGAATCTGAAGCTGGAAGGGTTTCTGGATGCAGTAATTTGCTCTCAGGTGAGGGGAGAAAAAACCCGCGATTGGCTGCTGCGAGTGGATCTAACTCCCCCAGAAGAAATGCTCAAAGATTGGGCGCGTTGGGGAGACATTCAAGCGATCGCCCGCTTGCTTAATCAAGCGTTACAGCCTGATGGGATGCAAATTTCCGCTGTTCTCAAAGACGTAACGCTGCATTTATTCTGTAGCAAAACGGGAGCAGGAGAAGAAACCGCACCAGACAAACAAACTGCTATGGGAGCGATCGCGCCTGTATTAGAAATTTTGGCACCGCAAGGCATCCAAGCTGCAACAGTTTATGGTGTCGAAACCCACGGCTTGTCGTCAGTACCAGAACAGGAAACGCCGATTTGGATCGACTGGCTGAATTTACCAGCGACAGTGCAACCAGCCTTAACAGAATCTACCTTGAAGCTGGCTCAACATGGCGACTTGAAGGCAATTCAGTTTTTATTGGAACGCTTACTGAATCCGGATCTGGAAGAACGATTAGAAACAGGTGGCATTAGTTTATCCCTGCGTCGCAAACAAGATTTGTTGCACTTTATGAGTGAGGCGCTCATCTGTCCGCAACAGTCGGTTGTGGGGCCACCGATTGCTAAGTTCGTTCGGCAACTAGCGATTCCGGGAGTTGCTGGAGTGAGAATATATGGCCGTCGCGCTGGTAAATCATCCCCCTTATGGCAGATGGGCGCTGATTTTGTGGCTCGGAAGCGATTGGTGCCGGAAGCTACCCCAGAATTTGCCGCTAGCGATGCTTATCTGGGAGAACTTCTCTCTCCCACAGACGAACCAGTTCTGCGTCCCGATGTCACCAAAGAAGATGTAAAAGCTGCTGCTTCTGCCGCATCTGGGAATTTAATCAGGCTGGTTCAACAAATGTTATCCGCCTCCCAGCTGTTTATTCCCACCTTGGAAATAAAAGACTTGGCACCAGCCGGAGCGAGTAAAACCAGTACCTCAATTTACAATTATTACCAAGGTTTCAAAGTTGCCTTGGTTTGGGGCGTGCTGGGATTATTGTTGACGGTGCAAACAGATTGGCTTTTGACTCAAATGCTGAAGTCAAAGCCGCAGCTGGCTCAGTCGTCCGCTTTTAGTGGTAGAAAAATAGGTCAAGGTCAACAGACAACAGACGCAACTTTGCCGAAGCTGTCTTTGCAAAAATCCCCCGGTGCGAATGCCCGTGCATTCAACTCCCAAGGCTTTACTCGCGACGGTGATAGTAGTGTCACGGTGAGTAAGTTAAATAGAGGTAATGCGTCATCCGTGGCAATTCTGGCAGCAGCGCGATCGCCCAATCCTTCTTTTAACAACCGTCTGTTAGACGAAAAGCTGGCTCTTTACCAACAGTTGTTGACCCAACGCCGGGGCGTTCCCCCAGATGTTTTAATTGTCGGGAGTTCTAGGGCAATGCGGGGTATCGACCCGACAGCACTCGAAGATGCTCTTGCTGCACAAGGATATCCAGGTGTTAAGGTGTTTAACTTTGGCATCAACGGTGCCACTGCACAAGTTGTAGACTTTCAACTGCGCCAAGTTTTGACATCAGAGCAATTGCCAAAATTAATTATTTGGGCGGATGGGGCGCGGGCATTTAATAGCGGTCGCGTGGATACCACCTTCAGCGCGATCGCTGCTTCCAGAGGATTCAAGCAATTGCTCGCCGGAACCTTCCCCAAACAAAGTTCAACTGCTGCTCCTCCGGGTCAAACTGCGATCGCGCCCGCAACCGAAGAAGGCGCAAGTGCTTCCTTATCACAAAGTTACCAAGCAGTCAATAGCTGGCTGAATGAAAAGCTGGGAACAGTTTCCCAAGGTTATACCCAGCGCGACCAGATGAAAGCGTGGCTTCGGGATCACTATGCTGCCTGGGTGAAACCAGCACCGCTGAAAACAACTGTTGAGGAAGATACCGAAACCCCCCAAGAAGCCGAAGCCCGTGAAGCCGCCATTGATTTTGATGGTTTCCTACCCCTCTCAGTTCGGTTTAATCCCGCTACTTACTATCAGCGGTATGCCAGAGTCAGCGGCAGCTATGACAGCGACTATGAAAGCTTTAAAATGGATGGCACCCAAGCCGAAGCTATGGATAAGCTGCTGAAATTTAGCCAAGATAAGCAAATTCCGATTGTTTTCGTCAACCTGCCCCTCACCCAAGATTACTTAGACCCAGTACGCACAGAACATGAGCAAGCATTTCAGCAATATATGCGATCGCTTTCCCTACAAAAAGGACTGATTTTCAGAGACTTAAGTCAGCTTTATCCCACCAAACATGACTACTTTTCTGACCCCAGCCACCTCAACCGCTACGGTGCCTATGAAGTCTCCAATCAGCTTGCTAAAGACCCAATGATTCCTTGGATAAAAAAAGATTAAGAAGGCAAAGTTAAAAATTAAAAAGCAGTTTTAATTTTTAATTTCTAATAAACTATGACATTCATTTCGCTTACTTACGCACTTTTCCTGGTCAGCGTCCTGGGTATTTATTGGTCATTACAGCAGCAAAAATCGCAGATGTGGGCGCTGCTAATTGTCAGTTTGGTTTTCTATACCTCACTGCAAGCCCCAACGTTAGTAAAAGAGCAAACCTGGCTGCAACTTTTAGCATCGCCACAAGTCGCTTACGTTCCCCTGCTTTTGGTTATTACTCTAATTAACTTCCGTCTGGGAAAGGCAATTGGAGAAAATACAGCATTAGGACTTTACGCCACAGACCCTAATGAAGATTGGCAGTTCGATCAAGCTTTTTGGAATCGGCAGCGACTGAAGCTTTTATGGTTAGGAATTGTACTAAATGTTTTGTTGCTCTTGAGCTTCAAATACATACCTTTTTTATTGAACTCGGTAGCAGGTTTTTACGGACAATTGACTGGAACCCCGCTACCAGTTGCGGCAAATACCGCCAGTTGGGTCAGCACTAACTTAATAGCACCCTTAGGCTTGAGTTTCTTTTCTTTTGAGTGCATTGCTTACTTAATTGATGTGTATCGCGGTGCGCCAGCACAAGAGCGGTTTCTAAATTTTGCCGCCTACAAATTATTTTTCCCCAAGTTGATTGCTGGGCCGATTACTCGTTATCATCAATTCTCAGCTCAGCTGAAAACCCTACAATTTCCGACACTAAACCAGATTACAGAAGGACTCTGGCTGATTGCCTGCGGTGCAGTAAAAAAAGCACTCATTGCAGACAGATTGGGAATTTTTGTTGATTTGTGTTTTGGCAACTTAGAACGGGCTGGCAGCGGGGATTTGTGGTTAGCGATCGCTGCCTACGGACTGCAACTTTATTTAGATTTTAGCGGGTATGTAGACATTGCTCGTGGCAGTGCAATTCTGTTGGGATTTCATCTGCCAGAGAATTTTGACTTTCCCTACTTCAGTACCAGCATTGCCGAATTTTGGCGACGCTGGCATATTACTCTCGGCGATTGGTTGCGGAATTACCTTTATTTTCCCTTGGGCGGTTCGCGGCAGGGGCTGAGACGCACCTGCGTCAACTTACTAATTGTGATGCTGATTGCCGGGATTTGGCATGGTGCCGCCTGGGGATATGTCGTTTGGGGCGCAATTCATGGTATCGGCCTGGTTGTTCACAGACTCACAGAAGACCACTCCCATCGGTCGGAGAAAGCTAGGAAGTGGTGGCAAAGCTTTCCTGGTCTAGTTGTTGCATGGCTGTTAACTCAGACAATGGTGTTCGTGTCTTGGGTGTTTTTCCGACTGCCGAATCTGAAACAATCGGGTTTGGTAATTCAACGTCTCTGGGGTCATCCAGCTGATGCCCAGTTTGCCGCTAAGGTCTACGGCGAGGCAATTGGTTTGGATCAATCCCAATTGACTTTTTTGCTTTGGATTCTGGTGGCATTAATGTTCTTCGTATATACAGTACACCGGGGTCTAAAGTTACAGCTGAATTGGCCTGTGAAGCTGCTGCTGGTGCCACTGTGTCTCTACGTGGTCTGGGTATTTGCGCCCCAAGGCGGTCTACCTTACATTTATTTCGATTTCTAGAAGATAGAGGGCGCGATCGCGCCCTCTATCTCTTAATGTGCCGTTGATGAGCTTCACGTCCTACCATAACCAGCGATCGCTCTGCTACACATAAGTAAACCTGACGTTACCTATTTATAATACTTAACCAAAAAAACTGGACAAATACTAAGGAATGTAAATATTATTAGTTACATAGGCAAGGTTAAACCTGCCTCATTCATACGAACCTTCAAAACTAAATCACGCAATCATAAACCAATGACCACAACCATTCAACGTCGCGAAAGCGCCAACGTATGGCAGCGGTTCTGCGAGTGGGTTACATCGACCGACAACCGCCTGTATGTAGGCTGGTTCGGCGTTCTGATGATCCCCACCCTGCTATCCGCAACCATCTGCTTCATCATCGCCTTCATCGCCGCTCCCCCAGTGGACATCGACGGTATCCGCGAACCAGTTGCAGGGAGCTTGATGTACGGAAACAACATCATCTCTGGTGCAGTTGTTCCTAGCTCCAACGCCATCGGCTTGCACTTCTACCCAATTTGGGAAGCAGCATCCCTCGACGAGTGGCTGTACAACGGCGGCCCTTACCAACTGGTAATCTTCCACTTCCTGATTGGCGTATTCTGCTACATGGGTCGTGAGTGGGAACTCTCCTACCGTCTAGGTATGCGTCCTTGGATCTGCGTCGCTTACTCGGCACCAGTTGCAGCAGCAACCGCAGTATTCTTGATCTACCCAATCGGACAAGGTTCATTCTCTGATGGTATGCCTTTAGGCATCTCTGGAACCTTCAACTTCATGTTGGTGTTCCAAGCAGAACACAACATCCTGATGCACCCCTTCCACCAACTCGGTGTAGCCGGTGTATTCGGTGGTGCTTTGTTCAGTGCCATGCACGGTTCACTCGTAACCTCTTCTCTGGTACGTGAAACAACCGAAACCGAATCTCAGAACTACGGTTACAAATTCGGTCAAGAAGAAGAAACCTACAACATCGTTGCAGCCCACGGCTACTTCGGTCGGTTAATCTTCCAATACGCTTCATTCAACAACAGCCGCAGCTTGCACTTCTTGTTGGGTGCATGGCCAGTAATCGGCATCTGGTTCACGGCGCTGGGTATCAGCACGATGGCATTCAACCTGAACGGATTCAACTTCAACCAGAGTGTAATCGACTCACAAGGTCGGGTAATCAACACCTGGGCTGATGTAATCAACCGCGCCAACCTAGGTATGGAAGTAATGCACGAGCGTAACGCTCACAACTTCCCTCTGGACTTGGCTGCTGGTGAGTCCACTCCAGTTGCTTTGGTTGCTCCTAGCATCAATGGTTAATCGCTAGTTTTTCTAGCTAAATAAAAAACGCTCTTCCGTTAGGGAGGGCGTTTTTTGTTTTAGGAGACAGAGGAAGCAAAGGAAGCGATCGCTCCAAAACCTGATTTCGACTATCATTCACTATCGGCTGTCCCGTCCATATCATCAGAAGAGCTAGATTGGTCGAGAAAAGCGATCGCCAGCAACCTCCAAAGACTATGAAGCCGGGAAATCAAAAGCGCGTTTTTGCCTCTAGTACAGTCTTATTTAGCTTTTTACTGGCAAGTACGAGTGTTGCCCAAAATCCAAAACCACCCGCAGCCAGTCCAGTCGCCTCACCTACTGCGAAATCTTCTCCCCCACCAAAGCCTGCTGGTATAACGAAGGCAGGTGCCTCACCCACGCAAACGCCCCTGCCTTCACAGTCATCTAGCACAGTTGCTTCACCAACCTCCACTTCAGTGCCAAGCATTGCTGGCAGTTGGATTGCGTTTTGGGCGAGTATCACAGTCGCTTTCATAGCTGGTGGATTTGCATTGTGGCAGTTGAGAAAAAATCATCAGCTAGAACGACAGAAAATGCAATTGCAAAAGGACTTGGAGCAAGAGAAGCTAAAGGCTCAACAAGAACTGGAGCAAGAAAAGCTAAAGGCTCAACGGGAGTTAGAGGCGTTTAAGCATAAAAATACCCTGGAACTGAAAACTTGGGAAATAGAGCAACAAAGGCAGCGACAGGCGGAAGAGGCTGAGGAAGCAGCGAAACGGGAAGAGGAAGCCAATGTAAAACAAGCACAGACTTTTGAGAAACAAGCTAAAGACTACCGCGAAAAACTGGAGGACGAACTCTGTCATCTGAGTATTTCCGATTTGCCCAACGTGCCGTCTTCTCTAAACTTGGAGAGCATCTATGTGCAATTGCAAGTGCGGGAAGAAGAAACCCTGCGCTATGCCAAAGACGAAGAAATGGCAGCACTGGCTGCGGAAGAACCCAGAGAACATCTGCGACGCTCCCAGGTACACATAGTAAAACTGGCAGAAGTTGCCCTCTCACCAGAAGATGCCTTGGTGAAATTCCGACGTATGGTAGTGCTGGGCGATCCGGGGGCTGGCAAAACTACGATGGAGCGGTATTTAGCACTCAAAATCGCTAAACAGGCTGAACCAAAATTGCCCTATTTACCCGTTTATGTGGAACTTGGGAAATTTGTAGAAAGCAAGAAAAATGATTTACTGGATTTCATCGCCGCTAACTTGGAGGAGCGCTACGGCTTTACCAAAGCTCGCCCTTACCTAGAGCAACAGCTGAACGATTGCAAAGCCGCGTTGTTGTTAGATGGACTCGACGAGGTGCTGGGTGGTGGGACTCAGGAAGAGGCTCAAGCCGCTTACAAGCGGGTGGCTGATGAAATTAATCGACTAGCGACGCTGTTTTCTGCTGCTCCCATTGCGGTAACTTGTCGAAAAGCTGGCTGGCACGGAGGATTGAAAGGATTTCAGACGCTGGAAGTTCTGGATTTCAGTTGGGAGCAGATTCAGGAGTTTGTCAATCTTTGGTTTAAATCAAACTCCGATAAGGCTGAAGGACTACGGCAAGCACTGGAAAAGAATTTGCGAATGCAGATGCTGGCAGCGAACCCCCTGCTCCTGTCTCTGATTGCCATTGTTTACCAGCAAGATTTGGAATTGCCGGAGCGTCGCGCTCAGCTATACAATCGGTGCCTGGAAGTATTGCTGCAAGAGTGGGATTCCCATCGAGGCATCAAGCGATTCAGCCAGTTTACTACAGACCGCAAGCGCGACCTCTTGCAGGAGATCGCTTGGCATTTCCACAAGTTAGGGAAACGCTACTTCCCCGAAGATGAGTTGCTGAAATTGATTGCCGATTTCTTACCTACGATAAATATCCCGCGAGAAGACAACAAAGCCATCTTGGAGGAAATTGCTGCTCAGTATGGGCTGCTGAAGGTGCAAGCGTATGGGTGGTATGGGTTTGTGCATTTGACATTTCAAGAATATTTTGCAGCCCAAGCAGTTAAGGACAAAGGCGCACATGCGTTGTCAGAGCTTGTGGGTCATCGCCACGATCCTTGGTGGGAAGAAGTCATCCTGCTGCTGTCTGGGATGATGAACGATGCCACACCATTACTGCTGGGCATCTTGGGACATTCGACAAGTCTAGACTCGTTGCCAGAGAGGAACTTGGCGGCAAACAATGACCTTTTCCACAACGATCTGCTTTTGGCAGCAAGGTGTCTGGCATACACCCGCCGAATTACGATGGTGGGTTTGAAACAGTGCATCATTGCCGAGGTCAAAAATCTGCTGCTGACCTCGCCCTACCCGCTCGACTGGAAGCGGTCAGCTAGAGTCT from Funiculus sociatus GB2-C1 includes these protein-coding regions:
- the ppc gene encoding phosphoenolpyruvate carboxylase, which translates into the protein MSSLVHLSDQQLTIASTSNLFLRHRLKVVEDLWESVLQQECGQELVDLLNQLRSMCSPEGQATESPELSVSRVIEKLDLNEAIRASRAFALYFQLINIVEQHYEQRDQQLSRRATYSYPPGELAPAPRKTLSPQGDGDSAILSSAAMEKEAQNSGLGADMLEKNWFQEAEAKQSKGTFHWLFPHLRQLNMPPQQIQRLIDNLDIRLVFTAHPTEIVRHTIRGKQQRLAKILQQLDQAEEEFRALGLSSSWEAEACVEQLTEEIRLWWRTDELHQFKPTVLDEVDYTLHYFQEVLFDAIPQLYQRLKHALKDSFKGLTPPSNNFCKFGSWVGSDRDGNPSVTPLVTWQTACYQRDLVLEKYVQSLRQLTNLLSLSLHWSDVLPDLLDSLEQDRSQMPEVYEQLAVRYRQEPYRLKLAYIQRRLENTRDRNRQISDGSNLHGQVIGNQDPTMYRSGIEFLEELRLIERNLNETGLSCRDLENLICQVEIYGFKLAELDMRQESTRHSDAMNEIAEYLQILPKSYNQMTEAERSLWLATELQTRRPLIPAELPFSEKVCETIETFRMLRQLQQEFGPQICRTYIISMSREASDILEVLLLAKEAGLYDPATGTSSIMVVPLFETVEDLKRSPTVMASLFELPLYRACLAGGYNGLENGMVTSLQEVMLGYSDSNKDSGFLSSNWEIHKAQKILQKISEEYGVALRIFHGRGGSVGRGGGPAYEAILAQPGHTINGRIKITEQGEVLASKYSLPELALYNLEAVTTAVIQASLLQTGFDDIQPWNEIMEELATRSRSHYRALIYEQPDLVDFFHQVTPIEEISQLQISSRPARRGGKKDLASLRAIPWVFSWTQSRFLLPSWYGVGTALQEFLSEEPEENLKLLRYFYFKWPFFKMVISKAEMTLSKVDLQIAHHYVRELSRPEDRDRFEALYEQIAQEFHLTCDLVLSITGHQKLLEGDPVLQRSVQLRNGTIVPLGFLQVSLLKRLRHHGKQAASGVVHSRYSKGELLRGALLTINGIAAGMRNTG
- a CDS encoding DUF1574 family protein; the encoded protein is MLDTDQIAHTGSQSSLAQWVHRAIGLPEVRLRFRLRGNNLHILCEGSECPPSGTVVSRFVQALKVKDQASGFPAQADPIDQVIFYGRALGCHRPDWVKQIPLQELNPHQSTAASKVETSDEPQATTEDELTVSNRSLARSGQPEAIARYLGETLTPLGVGVKVAIKNLPAREKGTEVDKVGSLSPIPNPQSPIPNPQSPIRRLWILCESDYSPDESLLAQPVAQQLRNLKLEGFLDAVICSQVRGEKTRDWLLRVDLTPPEEMLKDWARWGDIQAIARLLNQALQPDGMQISAVLKDVTLHLFCSKTGAGEETAPDKQTAMGAIAPVLEILAPQGIQAATVYGVETHGLSSVPEQETPIWIDWLNLPATVQPALTESTLKLAQHGDLKAIQFLLERLLNPDLEERLETGGISLSLRRKQDLLHFMSEALICPQQSVVGPPIAKFVRQLAIPGVAGVRIYGRRAGKSSPLWQMGADFVARKRLVPEATPEFAASDAYLGELLSPTDEPVLRPDVTKEDVKAAASAASGNLIRLVQQMLSASQLFIPTLEIKDLAPAGASKTSTSIYNYYQGFKVALVWGVLGLLLTVQTDWLLTQMLKSKPQLAQSSAFSGRKIGQGQQTTDATLPKLSLQKSPGANARAFNSQGFTRDGDSSVTVSKLNRGNASSVAILAAARSPNPSFNNRLLDEKLALYQQLLTQRRGVPPDVLIVGSSRAMRGIDPTALEDALAAQGYPGVKVFNFGINGATAQVVDFQLRQVLTSEQLPKLIIWADGARAFNSGRVDTTFSAIAASRGFKQLLAGTFPKQSSTAAPPGQTAIAPATEEGASASLSQSYQAVNSWLNEKLGTVSQGYTQRDQMKAWLRDHYAAWVKPAPLKTTVEEDTETPQEAEAREAAIDFDGFLPLSVRFNPATYYQRYARVSGSYDSDYESFKMDGTQAEAMDKLLKFSQDKQIPIVFVNLPLTQDYLDPVRTEHEQAFQQYMRSLSLQKGLIFRDLSQLYPTKHDYFSDPSHLNRYGAYEVSNQLAKDPMIPWIKKD
- a CDS encoding MBOAT family O-acyltransferase, with protein sequence MTFISLTYALFLVSVLGIYWSLQQQKSQMWALLIVSLVFYTSLQAPTLVKEQTWLQLLASPQVAYVPLLLVITLINFRLGKAIGENTALGLYATDPNEDWQFDQAFWNRQRLKLLWLGIVLNVLLLLSFKYIPFLLNSVAGFYGQLTGTPLPVAANTASWVSTNLIAPLGLSFFSFECIAYLIDVYRGAPAQERFLNFAAYKLFFPKLIAGPITRYHQFSAQLKTLQFPTLNQITEGLWLIACGAVKKALIADRLGIFVDLCFGNLERAGSGDLWLAIAAYGLQLYLDFSGYVDIARGSAILLGFHLPENFDFPYFSTSIAEFWRRWHITLGDWLRNYLYFPLGGSRQGLRRTCVNLLIVMLIAGIWHGAAWGYVVWGAIHGIGLVVHRLTEDHSHRSEKARKWWQSFPGLVVAWLLTQTMVFVSWVFFRLPNLKQSGLVIQRLWGHPADAQFAAKVYGEAIGLDQSQLTFLLWILVALMFFVYTVHRGLKLQLNWPVKLLLVPLCLYVVWVFAPQGGLPYIYFDF
- the psbA gene encoding photosystem II q(b) protein, which translates into the protein MTTTIQRRESANVWQRFCEWVTSTDNRLYVGWFGVLMIPTLLSATICFIIAFIAAPPVDIDGIREPVAGSLMYGNNIISGAVVPSSNAIGLHFYPIWEAASLDEWLYNGGPYQLVIFHFLIGVFCYMGREWELSYRLGMRPWICVAYSAPVAAATAVFLIYPIGQGSFSDGMPLGISGTFNFMLVFQAEHNILMHPFHQLGVAGVFGGALFSAMHGSLVTSSLVRETTETESQNYGYKFGQEEETYNIVAAHGYFGRLIFQYASFNNSRSLHFLLGAWPVIGIWFTALGISTMAFNLNGFNFNQSVIDSQGRVINTWADVINRANLGMEVMHERNAHNFPLDLAAGESTPVALVAPSING
- a CDS encoding NACHT domain-containing protein, translating into MQLQKDLEQEKLKAQQELEQEKLKAQRELEAFKHKNTLELKTWEIEQQRQRQAEEAEEAAKREEEANVKQAQTFEKQAKDYREKLEDELCHLSISDLPNVPSSLNLESIYVQLQVREEETLRYAKDEEMAALAAEEPREHLRRSQVHIVKLAEVALSPEDALVKFRRMVVLGDPGAGKTTMERYLALKIAKQAEPKLPYLPVYVELGKFVESKKNDLLDFIAANLEERYGFTKARPYLEQQLNDCKAALLLDGLDEVLGGGTQEEAQAAYKRVADEINRLATLFSAAPIAVTCRKAGWHGGLKGFQTLEVLDFSWEQIQEFVNLWFKSNSDKAEGLRQALEKNLRMQMLAANPLLLSLIAIVYQQDLELPERRAQLYNRCLEVLLQEWDSHRGIKRFSQFTTDRKRDLLQEIAWHFHKLGKRYFPEDELLKLIADFLPTINIPREDNKAILEEIAAQYGLLKVQAYGWYGFVHLTFQEYFAAQAVKDKGAHALSELVGHRHDPWWEEVILLLSGMMNDATPLLLGILGHSTSLDSLPERNLAANNDLFHNDLLLAARCLAYTRRITMVGLKQCIIAEVKNLLLTSPYPLDWKRSARVLVEISDKALIYNLLAMLADNTVESEKRENIASAFGELGDQSVAQRLLELLEKDAELDELVRQSIVNALGEMKATFAVPSLLYLLKTTEDEDGNTQERIFQALGEIGDKSVFPDLMEMLNDENYIHGGCIFQALVELCDKSVVAPLLLQMLLDKTIHRHSKPSIALALRQLKDVSLASSMLERLQDETIEWQIRWLLTESLEGLQESASVSLMEMLENPDLDKQVRVGIAATLGSWGVRTGIPYLCEAIADHTVPLHWELSWDQGSIIWFDYLWSRVTRVLKSLDNDLLISTVVETFKQKITDGKDEEGKEGKDAWDIIVAASACKPATISRQLLEMLHQQEWQSSQSNILSSLSALTTKALVPELLGLLAAREMYNVSKPIRALMIKAIGKVADDCETVRALLKIGSSLNSEEEEYLAEPIYSALYSVSGRAGVRVTADGQIEELKN